The Bradyrhizobium sp. CCBAU 051011 DNA segment TCTCGTTGGTGTGCAAACCCCGCTCGTGAAGGCGTTCCTCGCGATCGGTTCCGCCATCACGGGACAGGATTTCGCGGTGACGGGCCGCAGCCTGTCATCACTCGGCCTCGGCGATCTCGACCAGACCGCATTGCAGACCCTTCTGACTGAGGGCTTCAGATGAAACCGGTCATCGGATGTCTCGGCGCCGGACGGATGGGACGCGGCATTGCCGTCGTATTCGCGTTCGCCGGCCACAAAGTCGTCGTTATCGACTTCAAGGAACGGGAGGCGTCGGCATTTGACGCACTGGCGGCCGAAGCCAGGGCTGAGATTCGCTCGACGCTGGAGATCCTCTCACGCATCGATCTGCTTCCGGCCGAGCTCGTGCCGACAATTGCCGAGCGCATTACGATCGTGCCTCGGCAGGAGGCGGGTGCAGCACTGCCGAGCTGCGATGTCATCTTCGAAGGAATGCCGGAAATTCTCGCGCTGAAGCAGGCGGCGCTAGTCGAGGCCTCGCGGTTGGCGGGCGAGCGCCCGATCATCGCTTCGACCACGTCGACAATATTGGTCGACGATCTCTCCGGATCGATCGAGCATCCCGGCCGCTTCCTCAATGCGCACTGGCTCAATCCGGCCTATCTGGTGCCGCTGATCGAATTGTCACCCGGGCGGCTCACCGCGCCGGAGACGACGACGCGGATGAAGGCGCTGCTCGAGGGCATCGGCAAGGTGCCGGTCGTCTGCGCGGCGCGGCCGGGCTTCATCGTTCCCAGAATTCAGTCGCTGGCGATGAACGAAGCGGCCCGCATGGTGGAAGAGGGTGTCGCCTCGGCGGAGGATATCGACAAGGCCGTGATCTACGGCTTCGGATTCCGCTTCGCGGTGCTGGGCCTGCTTGAGTTCATCGACTGGGGCGGCGGCGATATCCTGCATCATGCCAGCCGCTATCTGGTCGAGGCGCTCGGCGACAGCCGTTACGCCGCACCTGACATCATCGCGACGAATATGCGCGATGGGCGGATCGGCATGAAGACCGGGCAGGGCTTCATGAACTATGAAGGCGTCGACTTGGCCGCCTACCGCGAGCAGCGCCTTGCGGCCTTTGCGTCGGCGCTGCGGGCCATGGGTTTGGCGCGCGAACCGGTCGCTTGATGCGCCGTCGCTTCAGTGACCGCCGAGATAGGCCGCGATCAGTTTTGGGTCGTGGATCAGCGTGTCCGCCGGGCCAGACTGGATGATCTCGCCGGTTTCCAGCACATAGCCGTAGTCCGCGGTCTCC contains these protein-coding regions:
- a CDS encoding 3-hydroxybutyryl-CoA dehydrogenase, giving the protein MGRGIAVVFAFAGHKVVVIDFKEREASAFDALAAEARAEIRSTLEILSRIDLLPAELVPTIAERITIVPRQEAGAALPSCDVIFEGMPEILALKQAALVEASRLAGERPIIASTTSTILVDDLSGSIEHPGRFLNAHWLNPAYLVPLIELSPGRLTAPETTTRMKALLEGIGKVPVVCAARPGFIVPRIQSLAMNEAARMVEEGVASAEDIDKAVIYGFGFRFAVLGLLEFIDWGGGDILHHASRYLVEALGDSRYAAPDIIATNMRDGRIGMKTGQGFMNYEGVDLAAYREQRLAAFASALRAMGLAREPVA